In Methanobrevibacter sp. TMH8, the following are encoded in one genomic region:
- a CDS encoding right-handed parallel beta-helix repeat-containing protein, with protein sequence MNKIKQNKKIITQTLIIISIILLAVLSLQAGFAATTTTIDNTTTGGISGALSSSSSGDIIELEEGTYTGNNNTNMTINKNITIQGKTKDKVILDAQGLSRIYTIGNNLNVIFINVTFINAYADSAGGAIWSSNYGTLLTVINCTFINNTATGGGGIVSYGNLTIKDSTFINNTASSSVGGGLYATTSNSRVVYYNITDSTFINNTAGSGGGGIYIRSSSYGYIYGNVTNCIFANNTANNGGGLILSTSVYGYHYFNVTNCIFANNTANTGGGLITTTDANGSTYGNVMNCIFANNTATVDYAGGMRVSCTSDGAINVNITDSTFINNTALYGGGLHVGTGGSRNSYHVNVINCTFANNTASSGGGMSVNSPGAGLSCINILDSIFANNTANNEGGGLAISAASANAHSDVNITNCIFANNTATNGGGIRITGGNGNGSTNVTIDNSTISGNSADGNGGGVYISSGENSSSDATISDSEITGNSGDGVSNDKGDLNITGSNVSNNTGNGITTGTEGNSTITDNEVVGNGGHGVSNEGNSTIEGNVINDNAGDGIANGETGTTDITNNEIVGNAGNGVDKDGNATIGNNNIYLPSTDIFIITIIYSLTIYFIISNISSTSFTISYTITSIIINNIEI encoded by the coding sequence GTGAATAAAATTAAACAAAACAAAAAAATAATAACTCAAACTTTAATTATAATAAGTATCATTTTATTAGCTGTACTTAGCTTACAAGCTGGATTTGCAGCTACCACTACTACTATTGATAACACAACTACTGGTGGAATAAGTGGTGCACTCAGTAGTTCAAGCTCTGGTGACATAATAGAACTTGAAGAAGGAACATACACAGGTAATAACAATACCAACATGACAATTAACAAAAATATTACAATTCAAGGAAAAACCAAAGACAAAGTAATACTTGACGCACAAGGACTATCAAGAATATATACAATAGGTAATAATTTGAATGTAATATTCATAAACGTAACATTCATAAATGCATACGCCGATAGTGCTGGTGGAGCAATATGGAGTTCCAATTACGGCACGTTATTAACAGTTATAAATTGTACATTCATAAATAATACTGCAACTGGTGGTGGAGGAATAGTTTCCTATGGAAATCTAACAATCAAAGATTCCACTTTCATAAATAATACTGCATCTAGTAGTGTTGGTGGGGGATTATATGCAACTACTTCTAATAGTAGAGTTGTTTATTATAATATAACTGATTCCACTTTCATAAATAATACTGCTGGTAGTGGTGGTGGTGGAATATACATAAGATCGAGTTCTTATGGTTATATTTATGGTAATGTAACTAATTGTATTTTTGCAAATAACACTGCAAATAATGGTGGAGGATTGATTTTATCTACTTCTGTATATGGATATCATTATTTTAATGTAACTAATTGTATTTTTGCAAATAACACTGCAAATACTGGTGGAGGACTAATTACAACTACTGATGCTAATGGCTCCACTTATGGTAATGTAATGAATTGTATTTTTGCAAATAACACTGCAACTGTTGATTATGCTGGAGGAATGCGTGTAAGCTGTACTAGTGATGGTGCTATTAATGTTAATATAACTGATTCTACTTTCATAAATAACACTGCATTATATGGTGGGGGATTACATGTAGGTACTGGTGGTAGCCGTAATTCTTATCATGTCAATGTAATAAATTGTACTTTTGCTAATAACACTGCATCATCTGGTGGAGGAATGAGTGTGAATAGTCCGGGTGCTGGTTTGTCTTGTATTAATATACTTGATTCTATTTTTGCAAATAACACTGCAAATAATGAGGGTGGAGGACTTGCTATATCTGCTGCTTCTGCTAATGCTCATTCTGATGTTAATATAACTAATTGTATTTTTGCAAATAATACTGCAACTAATGGTGGGGGAATTAGAATTACTGGTGGAAATGGCAATGGAAGTACTAATGTGACTATTGATAATTCTACCATAAGTGGTAATTCTGCTGATGGCAATGGTGGTGGTGTATATATTTCTTCTGGTGAAAACAGTTCTAGTGATGCGACTATTTCTGATAGTGAAATTACTGGTAATAGTGGTGATGGTGTTTCTAATGACAAAGGTGATCTAAATATAACTGGCAGTAATGTTTCAAATAATACTGGTAATGGAATTACTACTGGTACTGAAGGTAACTCTACTATAACTGATAATGAGGTTGTTGGTAATGGTGGTCATGGTGTTTCTAATGAGGGTAATTCTACTATTGAAGGTAATGTTATTAATGATAATGCTGGTGATGGTATAGCTAATGGTGAAACTGGTACTACTGATATTACTAATAATGAAATTGTTGGTAATGCTGGTAATGGTGTTGATAAAGATGGTAATGCTACTATTGGAAATAATAATATTTACTTGCCTAGTACAGATATCTTCATTATAACCATAATCTACTCTCTTACGATCTACTTCATTATTAGTAATATCAGTAGTACCAGTTTCACCATTAGCTATACCATCACCAGCATTATCATTAATAACATCGAGATCTA